From the Lampris incognitus isolate fLamInc1 chromosome 10, fLamInc1.hap2, whole genome shotgun sequence genome, one window contains:
- the tbc1d16 gene encoding TBC1 domain family member 16 isoform X2: MSLGRLLRRASSRASDLLTFNPGAGGSSSRSGLDGEIIFSKNNVCVHPSEPLPGLAEHHPGYLCVHMEKDESLGTTLILTWVPNSRIQRQDEEALRYITPESSPVRRSARRRGRRPHSRPPVAQEEEEDEERNITSTAAASESQSPGVEAGVESSPPQHPLPPAGEEGDEGSCEFSDDVSRDSTMGSDSDTFSSPFCLSPVSEALCESSSSVFLDNESRELCDESMIHSASSASSLDSHAPSENNSQSQGVRWEEQQKVLALEQLCGVFRVDLGHMRSLRLFFSDEACTSGQLVIASRESQYKILHFHHAGLDKLAEVFQQWKCCRETHLKDQMRSLACSFPSVGPPCPRRRPTQRKSFTGGSMSPPGSAT, encoded by the exons ATGTCTTTGGGTCGGCTCCTGCGACGCGCCTCCTCCAGGGCCTCTGACCTCCTGACCTTTAACCCCGGGGCGGGGGGTTCGTCGTCACGCTCGGGCCTGGACGGAGAAATCATCTTCTCCAAGAACAATGTGTGCGTGCATCCGTCTGAGCCCCTGCCCGGCCTGGCAGAACATCACCCAG GTTACCTGTGCGTGCACATGGAGAAGGATGAGAGCCTGGGCACCACTTTAATCCTGACCTGGGTGCCCAACTCTCGCATCCAGAGGCAGGACGAGGAGGCGCTGCGGTACATCACCCCAGAGAGCTCCCCCGTACGCAGGAGCGCACGGCGCCGAGGCCGACG ACCCCACTCCCGTCCCCCAGTGgcccaggaggaggaggaagatgaggagagGAACATCACCAGCACGGCAGCCGCTTCCGAGAGCCAGAGCCCGGGCGTGGAGGCTGGCGTCGAGTCGAGTCCCCCCCAACACCCGCTGCCCCCAGCCGGGGAGGAGGGCGATGAGGGCTCCTGCGAGTTTTCCGACGATGTGAGCCGGGACAGCACCATGGGCTCGGACTCGGACACCTTCTCCTCCCCCTTCTGCCTGTCCCCCGTCAGTGAGGCGCTCTGCGAGAGCAGCAGCTCGGTCTTCCTGGACAACGAAAGCAG GGAGCTGTGCGACGAGTCTATGATCCACTCTGCAAGCTCCGCCTCCAGCCTGGATAGCCACGCCCCCTCAGAGAACAACAGCCAATCGCAAGGCGTGCGGTGGGAGGAGCAGCAGAAAGTGCTGGCCCTGGAACAGCTGTGTGGGGTTTTCCGGGTAGATCTGGGTCACATGAGGTCACTGAGACTCTTCTTCAG TGACGAGGCGTGCACCAGTGGCCAGCTGGTGATAGCCAGCAGAGAGAGCCAGTATAAGATCCTCCACTTCCACCATGCTGGCCTGGACAAGCTGGCCGAGGTCTTCCAACAGTGGAAGTGCTGCAGGGAGACCCATCTCAAAGACCAG ATGAGAAGTCTTGCATGCAGTTTTCCATCCGTAGGCCCACCCTGTCCTCGACGGAGACCCACCCAGAGGAAAAGCTTTACCGGCGGCTCGATGTCGCCGCCTGGCTCCGCCACCTGA